The following proteins come from a genomic window of Maribacter sp. HTCC2170:
- a CDS encoding DUF481 domain-containing protein, which yields MIRNLVITRNLLFFLVFLTIIPFYSQEKPTNKESIKLFIDCRCEKSYLRQEINFVNHVRDQKLANVILMIYDIANGSGGRTYKLVFNGSGVYQEIKDEQSFDSNMNMTSDEVRKGLLSTVKKGLLKYVMESDLADSIVYKISDSGLAERQDIDFDDPWNNWIFEVYGEAELDKEASRKEFEYEVGFESDKVTEKWRVRVDLQMNLANNKYIRDNEEFTSKRERYFGYGSVVRSLSDHWSLGVFAGARHDTYTNINLATSFTPAIEYNIFPYREVLRREIVFAYKIGYAHNDYIETTIFGQEEETIFNHSLDIQTRFRQPWGNLYSRLRTSTFLNDFSKNRVQFNGSVSVRVFKGMAVRFSGSLQLIRDQINLPAGSASLEDVLLQQKQIATDFETGFRVGVSYTFGSAFNNIINTRL from the coding sequence ATGATTCGTAACCTTGTAATTACAAGGAATCTCCTGTTTTTCTTAGTGTTTTTGACTATAATTCCATTTTATTCACAAGAAAAACCCACGAATAAGGAATCCATTAAACTTTTTATAGACTGTCGTTGCGAAAAGAGTTATCTACGGCAAGAAATCAATTTTGTTAATCACGTTCGGGATCAAAAATTGGCGAATGTTATTTTAATGATTTATGATATAGCAAACGGAAGTGGCGGAAGAACATATAAACTTGTGTTCAATGGTAGTGGGGTATATCAGGAAATTAAGGATGAGCAATCGTTCGACTCGAACATGAACATGACTTCGGATGAAGTGCGTAAAGGCTTATTGTCAACGGTGAAAAAGGGTCTTTTAAAATATGTGATGGAGTCTGATTTGGCCGATAGTATTGTTTACAAAATTTCAGATTCTGGGTTAGCCGAAAGGCAGGACATTGACTTTGATGACCCATGGAACAATTGGATTTTCGAGGTTTACGGTGAAGCCGAATTGGACAAGGAGGCAAGTAGAAAGGAATTTGAATATGAAGTAGGGTTTGAAAGTGATAAGGTAACTGAAAAGTGGCGTGTGCGGGTCGATTTACAAATGAACCTGGCAAATAACAAATACATACGGGACAATGAAGAATTCACAAGTAAACGCGAAAGGTATTTTGGTTATGGGAGTGTAGTTCGTAGTTTGTCTGATCACTGGTCCTTAGGTGTGTTCGCGGGTGCCAGACATGATACGTATACCAATATAAACTTGGCAACAAGTTTTACACCCGCAATTGAATACAACATTTTCCCTTACCGAGAGGTTTTACGCCGAGAAATTGTTTTTGCCTATAAAATTGGTTATGCACATAATGATTATATAGAAACCACAATTTTTGGCCAGGAAGAAGAAACTATTTTCAATCATTCATTGGACATACAGACAAGATTTAGACAACCTTGGGGTAATTTATATTCACGACTACGTACGTCTACATTTCTTAATGATTTTTCGAAAAATCGGGTGCAATTCAATGGGAGTGTTTCCGTGAGGGTGTTTAAGGGAATGGCAGTAAGATTTTCTGGTTCACTTCAATTAATTCGTGACCAGATTAACCTTCCCGCCGGTTCGGCATCACTTGAGGATGTTTTACTTCAACAAAAACAAATCGCTACCGACTTTGAAACAGGTTTTAGGGTTGGTGTTAGTTACACTTTTGGCTCTGCTTTTAATAACATAATCAATACGCGGTTATAA
- a CDS encoding dihydrolipoamide acetyltransferase family protein, which yields MSKFELKLPRMGESVAEATLTTWLKEVGDTIEMDEAVFEIATDKVDSEVPSEVEGVLLERLFEVDDVVKVGDTVAIIEMEGEATDEVDSTTEVEEIEVDDEIVAELTSTVEVAKEAIASAPQDFGLSERFYSPLVRNIAKKEGISIAELDGIKGTGKDNRVSKNDILSYIAEKGNSVAPMVATPAKKLESEISEPKIETPVEQKPVSTISATVGDEVIEMTRMGKLIAKHMVNSISTSAHVQSFIEVDVTNIVNWRNKMKDSFFKTEGEKLTFTPIFMEAVAKALKKYPMMNISVDGDAVIKKKNINIGMAAALPDGNLIVPVIKNADQLNLVGMAKVVNDLANRSRNNQLKPDEVQDGTYTVTNVGTFGSVFGTPIINQPQVGILALGAIRKIPSVIETNEGDFIGIRSKMYISHSYDHRVVNGALGSMFAKAVADYLEAWDINREV from the coding sequence ATGTCAAAGTTTGAACTCAAATTGCCACGTATGGGAGAAAGTGTTGCGGAAGCAACATTGACTACTTGGTTAAAAGAAGTTGGTGATACCATTGAAATGGATGAAGCTGTTTTTGAAATAGCCACAGATAAGGTTGATTCTGAGGTCCCGAGTGAAGTTGAAGGGGTTTTGCTTGAAAGGCTTTTTGAAGTTGATGATGTTGTAAAGGTTGGCGATACAGTGGCCATTATCGAGATGGAAGGAGAAGCCACAGACGAGGTTGATTCAACCACTGAGGTTGAAGAAATTGAGGTTGATGATGAGATAGTTGCCGAGCTAACTTCTACTGTAGAAGTAGCAAAGGAGGCAATTGCCAGTGCACCTCAAGATTTTGGTCTATCCGAACGGTTTTACTCGCCTCTAGTGAGGAATATCGCCAAAAAAGAAGGAATTTCTATAGCTGAGTTGGATGGCATAAAAGGAACAGGAAAAGACAATAGGGTCTCTAAGAACGATATTTTGTCATATATAGCAGAGAAGGGTAATTCTGTTGCCCCGATGGTTGCAACTCCAGCCAAAAAGCTTGAGTCTGAAATTTCCGAACCTAAAATTGAAACCCCTGTAGAGCAAAAACCAGTATCCACGATATCAGCAACAGTTGGCGATGAGGTGATAGAAATGACCAGAATGGGCAAATTAATTGCCAAGCATATGGTAAATAGTATTTCTACCTCGGCTCACGTTCAAAGTTTTATTGAGGTTGACGTAACCAATATTGTGAATTGGAGAAATAAGATGAAGGATTCTTTCTTTAAGACTGAGGGAGAGAAATTAACTTTTACCCCAATTTTCATGGAGGCGGTGGCTAAGGCTTTGAAAAAGTATCCCATGATGAACATTTCGGTTGATGGGGATGCCGTTATTAAAAAGAAAAACATAAATATAGGAATGGCCGCTGCATTGCCCGATGGTAATTTGATTGTTCCTGTTATTAAAAATGCAGATCAATTAAACTTGGTCGGAATGGCAAAGGTTGTGAATGATTTGGCTAACAGGTCAAGAAACAATCAGCTGAAACCTGATGAAGTACAGGATGGTACATATACCGTGACCAATGTGGGTACGTTTGGGAGTGTTTTTGGAACCCCCATCATCAATCAACCTCAAGTAGGTATTCTTGCACTTGGGGCAATTCGAAAGATTCCTTCTGTGATTGAAACAAATGAAGGCGATTTTATTGGTATTCGGAGTAAAATGTATATCTCTCATAGTTATGACCATAGGGTTGTTAATGGTGCTTTAGGCAGTATGTTTGCAAAAGCGGTGGCCGATTATCTTGAGGCGTGGGATATTAATAGAGAAGTTTAG
- the recR gene encoding recombination mediator RecR yields MDFSSKLLENAVYEMSQLPGIGKRTALRLVLHLLKQPTEQTMKLSVALQDLRNTVKFCANCHNISDVELCEICANPKRDESIVCVVEDIRDVMAIENTGQFKGLYHVLGGKISPMEGVGPQELTISSLVSKAKEGKIKEMIFALSSTMEGDTTNFYIYKQLQGLDIATSTIARGIAIGDELEYADEVTLGRSILNRIPFEGSLKAN; encoded by the coding sequence ATGGATTTTTCATCAAAGCTATTGGAGAACGCGGTTTATGAGATGTCTCAATTGCCTGGTATAGGTAAGCGCACCGCATTGCGATTGGTGTTGCATTTGCTGAAACAGCCAACCGAGCAGACCATGAAGTTGTCAGTAGCGTTACAAGACCTTAGAAACACCGTTAAGTTCTGTGCCAATTGTCATAATATATCCGATGTTGAGTTATGTGAAATATGTGCCAACCCAAAAAGGGATGAAAGTATTGTATGTGTGGTAGAGGATATTCGAGATGTTATGGCGATCGAAAATACAGGACAATTCAAAGGGCTTTATCATGTTCTTGGTGGAAAAATATCACCTATGGAAGGTGTGGGGCCGCAAGAATTGACTATCTCATCATTAGTGAGCAAAGCCAAAGAGGGTAAAATAAAAGAAATGATTTTTGCCTTAAGTTCGACCATGGAAGGGGATACTACCAATTTTTACATTTATAAACAGCTGCAAGGATTAGATATTGCAACTTCTACCATTGCCCGTGGGATTGCCATTGGGGATGAATTGGAGTATGCAGATGAAGTTACTTTAGGTCGTAGTATTTTAAATAGAATACCGTTTGAGGGTTCTCTTAAAGCAAACTAG
- a CDS encoding sodium:solute symporter, whose protein sequence is MTATHILLLIGAYFILLLLISYFTGKNDSNIDFFKAGKQSPWYLVAFGMVGASLSGVTFISVPGWVDASQFSYMQVVFGYFLGYLVTAYVLLPIYYKQNVTSIYEYLDDRFGFVSYKVGAVSFFVSRVLGASFRLFLVAIVLQQFVFDAWNVPFEITVTLSILLIWIYTFRGGIKTIVWTDTLQTLFMLISVGLSIYFILEELNWSFMDFMASEEFSKYSKTLFVDDFMDKNHLIKSFLGGMFVTICMTGLDQDMMQKNLTCKNLKEAQKNMVSFSVVLVFVTFVFMLLGALLFIYAEKFQIGIPLMDGKPKTDLLFPEIALNSGLGMTVAVTFMLGLIAAAYSSADSALTSLTTSFCVDFLGIDKKPENSKKKIRKATHIGMSLLLILVVVAFKHILDTNVIDGLLKVASYTYGPLLGLFAFGIFTKFKVKDNYVWIVAILSVSISYILGKLPPESIGGYVFGYELLPINGLITFVGLMIIRKK, encoded by the coding sequence ATGACAGCCACCCATATTTTGCTCCTTATCGGCGCATATTTTATTTTACTTTTACTGATATCCTATTTTACTGGGAAAAATGATTCCAATATCGATTTCTTTAAAGCTGGCAAACAGAGTCCCTGGTATTTGGTTGCATTCGGAATGGTTGGTGCCTCGCTCTCAGGGGTCACGTTTATTTCTGTACCTGGTTGGGTTGACGCCTCTCAATTCAGTTATATGCAGGTGGTTTTTGGGTATTTTCTGGGGTATTTAGTAACTGCATATGTTTTGCTACCTATATATTATAAGCAAAATGTAACATCGATTTACGAATATTTAGATGACCGATTTGGATTTGTGAGCTATAAAGTTGGCGCTGTTTCTTTCTTTGTTTCAAGGGTTCTTGGGGCTTCTTTCCGTCTCTTTTTAGTTGCAATTGTGTTGCAGCAATTTGTTTTTGATGCTTGGAACGTTCCTTTTGAAATTACTGTAACTCTTTCAATCCTATTAATTTGGATTTATACCTTCAGAGGAGGAATTAAAACCATTGTTTGGACAGATACACTACAGACACTATTTATGCTTATATCTGTAGGGCTTTCGATCTATTTCATATTAGAAGAATTGAACTGGAGTTTTATGGATTTTATGGCGTCGGAGGAGTTTAGTAAGTACAGCAAGACCTTGTTCGTTGATGATTTTATGGATAAAAACCATTTGATCAAATCTTTTCTTGGAGGAATGTTCGTCACCATTTGTATGACAGGACTGGACCAAGATATGATGCAGAAGAATCTAACTTGTAAGAATTTAAAAGAGGCCCAGAAGAATATGGTCTCCTTTAGTGTGGTTTTGGTCTTTGTAACTTTTGTTTTTATGCTTTTGGGAGCACTACTCTTTATCTATGCCGAAAAATTTCAAATTGGTATCCCGCTAATGGATGGTAAGCCAAAAACAGATTTACTATTCCCCGAAATTGCCTTGAACAGCGGATTGGGGATGACCGTTGCTGTTACTTTTATGCTTGGTCTTATCGCCGCCGCTTATAGTAGTGCAGATAGTGCACTTACTTCATTGACTACTTCATTTTGTGTTGACTTTTTAGGGATTGACAAAAAACCAGAAAACAGCAAGAAGAAAATTCGCAAAGCAACACATATAGGCATGAGCTTATTATTGATTCTTGTGGTGGTTGCTTTCAAGCATATTTTAGATACCAATGTAATTGACGGTTTATTAAAAGTAGCTTCCTATACTTATGGGCCTTTGTTGGGTCTTTTTGCCTTTGGTATCTTCACAAAGTTTAAGGTCAAAGACAACTATGTCTGGATTGTGGCCATCCTATCGGTTTCAATAAGTTATATACTGGGGAAATTACCTCCAGAAAGTATTGGGGGTTATGTTTTTGGTTATGAGCTCCTACCCATAAATGGGTTGATTACATTTGTAGGTTTAATGATTATTCGAAAAAAATAG
- a CDS encoding CoA-binding protein, whose product MKDTLVFGASLKPDRYSNIAINRLVDKGIVTKAYGLQVGVIHGVQINTNLDDIQNIHTITLYLNPKRQEAYYNDIINLQPSRVIFNPGTENPEFYRLLEKNNIKFDVACTLVLLATNQY is encoded by the coding sequence ATGAAAGACACTCTTGTTTTTGGGGCTTCTTTGAAACCAGACCGCTACAGTAATATCGCAATAAATCGTTTAGTTGACAAAGGAATTGTAACTAAGGCATACGGATTACAAGTAGGAGTAATTCACGGCGTCCAAATTAATACCAATTTAGATGATATCCAAAATATACATACGATTACTTTGTATTTAAATCCAAAAAGACAAGAAGCATATTATAATGACATTATAAACCTACAACCATCAAGGGTAATTTTTAACCCTGGAACTGAAAACCCTGAATTTTACAGGCTTTTGGAGAAAAACAACATAAAGTTCGATGTGGCCTGCACTTTGGTGCTTTTGGCAACCAATCAATATTAA
- a CDS encoding outer membrane beta-barrel family protein: MKKVVLLFALLIYGAITANHPTDPSDLKNGSIYGKVIDASLKEPVAYAAIVIKSQLDGANLTGGITQEDGSFEIRDLPEGDLILEVQFIGYKTHTQSLSISKRKKKIDLGTISITEESEQLEGVEVVAERTTIEQKIDRKVINVGKDLTTAGATAADIMNNIPSLNVDSQSGELSLRGNTNVRVMVDGKLSNVPVAQLLRQIPSTSIKSIELITNPSAKYNPEGMSGMINIVLHKNANIGFNGNINTGLTVAKEAKFNSSLDLNYRNGKFNLYGNYGVNVGKYVNDGSILRTTENSEQLFDFLSNDKSHLYKVGVDFYLNDKNTISVFTNQNNHDGKFRGLTDIQYYNNPSLNGTQDFTSDNENISSQYNFDYKLDFNKEGHNLELEVDYNEFEEDEIADFKNSGNVVFPNYQDFVDTERTQIIANLDYVNPLDSISKLEFGVEARVFETNVDYASTGLSFNEIGNLLPTPDKGFVYGMDIYSAYATFGQNYKKWSYQVGLRVEDVEVTADTDDTRSYTDDYTELYPSSFITYSPSDKNQFQLSFSRRVDRPGLSQVNPIREWSTPLISSLGNESLSPQFTNSFELNYTRRLEKGSITAGVFYRAIKDDISRAVYIDRLDLNKTILTFDNFDDTSSYGLEISGNYKPTKWWSINGSFDLYSQTQQGITERLAGDNSAATIDDITIENVEVDNLAWNMRMNNSIKVNKKLSLQIFGFYRGANENIQFDVKPMYFVNTGARYSFAQGKGTFSLNFNDVFNTMRFAFTSVNPIAQEGRFNWESQSLYAGLSYRFGSGKNRAAQRKRRDNNTKQGGGGIL; this comes from the coding sequence ATGAAAAAAGTAGTACTACTTTTTGCACTATTAATCTATGGTGCAATTACAGCAAACCATCCTACAGATCCATCAGACTTAAAGAATGGAAGCATTTATGGCAAGGTCATCGACGCTTCTTTAAAAGAGCCAGTGGCCTACGCGGCCATAGTCATTAAATCTCAACTCGATGGCGCCAATTTAACAGGAGGAATCACCCAAGAAGATGGCTCGTTTGAGATTAGAGATCTTCCAGAAGGAGACTTGATACTGGAAGTACAGTTTATTGGATATAAAACGCATACACAAAGTTTATCCATATCTAAAAGAAAGAAAAAAATAGACTTGGGAACAATCTCCATTACTGAAGAATCAGAACAACTTGAAGGTGTTGAGGTAGTTGCCGAAAGAACAACAATAGAGCAGAAAATAGATAGGAAAGTAATAAATGTGGGTAAAGACCTTACAACGGCTGGTGCTACTGCAGCAGACATAATGAACAACATTCCCTCATTAAACGTTGATTCCCAATCTGGTGAATTATCTTTACGTGGAAACACCAATGTAAGGGTAATGGTCGATGGCAAACTATCTAATGTACCCGTGGCACAATTATTAAGGCAGATTCCATCCACCTCAATCAAATCAATAGAACTGATTACCAATCCATCAGCAAAATATAACCCTGAAGGCATGAGTGGTATGATCAATATTGTATTGCACAAAAATGCCAATATCGGATTTAACGGTAACATAAATACAGGGTTGACTGTGGCTAAAGAGGCAAAATTCAACAGCTCACTAGATTTGAATTACCGAAATGGAAAATTCAATCTTTACGGCAATTACGGTGTAAACGTGGGAAAATATGTAAATGATGGCTCAATATTAAGGACCACAGAAAATTCAGAACAGTTGTTCGATTTTCTTTCGAATGACAAATCACATCTTTACAAAGTAGGTGTAGATTTCTATTTAAATGACAAGAATACAATCTCAGTCTTTACAAATCAGAACAATCATGATGGGAAATTTAGGGGATTGACTGACATACAGTACTATAATAACCCCTCATTAAATGGAACCCAAGACTTTACAAGTGACAACGAGAATATAAGTTCACAATACAATTTTGACTATAAGTTAGATTTCAACAAGGAGGGTCATAATTTGGAACTTGAAGTGGATTACAATGAGTTCGAAGAGGACGAAATTGCCGATTTTAAGAATTCGGGCAATGTAGTTTTTCCAAACTATCAAGATTTTGTAGATACAGAAAGAACACAGATAATTGCCAATTTAGATTACGTCAACCCTTTGGATTCAATATCAAAATTGGAATTTGGTGTTGAAGCAAGAGTATTTGAAACAAATGTTGATTATGCTTCAACTGGTCTTTCGTTCAATGAAATTGGCAATTTGCTCCCAACACCAGACAAAGGTTTTGTTTATGGAATGGATATTTATTCTGCATATGCAACTTTCGGTCAGAATTACAAAAAATGGTCTTATCAAGTTGGGCTGCGCGTTGAAGATGTTGAAGTGACAGCTGATACAGATGACACACGATCATACACTGATGATTATACCGAGTTATACCCTTCATCCTTTATCACTTATTCTCCTTCGGATAAAAATCAATTTCAATTGAGTTTTAGTAGAAGGGTTGACAGACCCGGGCTTTCCCAAGTAAACCCTATAAGAGAATGGTCTACTCCCTTGATATCTTCTTTAGGCAACGAAAGTCTATCACCTCAATTTACCAACTCATTTGAACTCAATTACACCAGAAGATTGGAAAAAGGTAGTATTACCGCTGGGGTTTTCTATAGAGCAATAAAAGATGACATAAGCAGAGCGGTATATATAGATAGACTAGATCTGAACAAAACGATTTTAACCTTTGACAATTTTGATGACACCTCATCTTATGGCTTAGAAATTTCAGGAAACTATAAGCCCACAAAATGGTGGAGTATAAACGGTAGCTTTGACTTGTATTCGCAAACACAGCAGGGAATCACCGAACGATTGGCTGGTGACAACTCCGCCGCAACAATAGATGACATCACTATTGAGAACGTAGAGGTTGATAATCTGGCTTGGAATATGCGAATGAACAACAGTATAAAAGTGAACAAGAAATTATCACTTCAAATATTTGGATTTTATAGAGGAGCCAATGAGAACATACAATTTGATGTTAAACCGATGTACTTTGTTAATACAGGTGCCCGATACAGTTTTGCACAAGGTAAAGGAACTTTTAGTTTAAACTTCAATGATGTGTTCAATACCATGCGATTCGCATTTACATCTGTAAACCCAATTGCACAAGAGGGAAGGTTTAATTGGGAAAGTCAGTCTCTATATGCAGGATTGTCATACCGTTTCGGAAGCGGAAAAAATAGAGCAGCTCAAAGAAAGCGAAGAGACAACAACACCAAGCAAGGTGGCGGTGGAATTCTTTAA
- a CDS encoding 3-oxoacyl-ACP synthase III family protein produces MYNSKITGLGYFVPENVVTNDDLSKVMDTNDEWIQERTGIKERRHVIKGEDTTTTMGVKAAKIAIERSGIDKDEIDFIVFATLSPDYYFPGPGVLVQRDLGIKTVGALDVRNQCSGFVYGISVADQYIKSGMYKNVLVIGSEVHSTGLDFTTRGRGVTVIFGDGAGAAVLSREEDTTKGILSTHLHSEGQHAEELSLIAPGMGKRWITDIIEENDPDDASYYPYMNGQFVFKNAVVRFSEVIMEGLMTNDLKKEDIDLLVPHQANLRISQFIQRKFGLTDDKVFNNIMKYGNTTAASIPIALTEAWEQGRVKDGDLVVLAAFGSGFTWGSVMIRW; encoded by the coding sequence ATGTATAACTCGAAAATAACCGGACTCGGGTATTTTGTTCCCGAAAATGTAGTGACAAATGATGATCTATCAAAAGTGATGGATACCAATGATGAATGGATTCAAGAACGAACAGGGATTAAGGAGCGCCGACATGTGATCAAAGGTGAAGATACGACCACCACAATGGGTGTCAAAGCCGCCAAAATTGCCATAGAACGTTCTGGAATTGATAAGGATGAAATAGATTTTATCGTTTTTGCGACTTTAAGTCCAGATTATTATTTTCCTGGCCCTGGCGTATTGGTGCAAAGAGATTTAGGTATAAAAACTGTTGGCGCATTGGATGTAAGAAACCAATGTTCTGGATTTGTTTATGGTATCTCAGTGGCAGACCAATACATTAAATCTGGCATGTACAAAAATGTGTTGGTGATTGGCTCAGAGGTTCACTCTACAGGTCTTGATTTTACTACACGGGGAAGAGGTGTTACGGTTATTTTTGGTGATGGAGCAGGAGCTGCGGTTCTTTCAAGGGAAGAAGACACGACTAAAGGAATTCTTTCTACCCATTTACATTCTGAAGGGCAACATGCGGAAGAGCTCTCTTTGATCGCTCCAGGAATGGGTAAAAGATGGATTACAGATATCATTGAAGAAAATGATCCGGACGATGCCTCATACTATCCTTATATGAACGGCCAATTTGTGTTTAAAAATGCAGTAGTGCGATTTAGTGAGGTGATTATGGAAGGTTTAATGACCAACGATTTAAAAAAAGAGGATATAGACCTACTGGTACCGCATCAAGCTAACTTACGAATATCGCAGTTCATCCAAAGAAAATTTGGTCTGACAGATGATAAAGTCTTCAATAATATAATGAAATATGGTAATACAACGGCCGCTTCGATTCCAATTGCTTTGACTGAAGCATGGGAGCAAGGTCGAGTAAAAGATGGTGATTTGGTTGTTCTTGCGGCTTTTGGCAGTGGCTTTACTTGGGGTAGTGTCATGATTAGATGGTAA
- the htpG gene encoding molecular chaperone HtpG, translated as MATGKINVSVDNIFPLIKKFLYSDHEIFLRELISNATDATLKLKHLTSIGEAKVEYGNPMIEVKIDKEGKKLHIIDQGLGMTEDEVKKYINEVAFSGAEEFIDKYKDAEKDAGIIGHFGLGFYSSFMVADKVEIITKSFKDEPAAHWSCDGSPKFTLKKAKKEDRGTEIILHISEDEQEFLEEGRITELLNKYNKFMPIPIKFGMKTETLPKPEDAKEEDPAPTQEIDNIINNPNPAWTKQPSDLEDEDYKSFYRELYPMQFEEPLFNIHLNVDYPFNLTGILYFPKLSNDLNMQKDKIQLFQNQVFVTDNVEGIVPEFLTMLRGVIDSPDIPLNVSRSYLQADGAVKKISSYITRKVADKLNSIFKNNREEFEAKWNDIKIVIEYGMLSEDKFFEKADKFALYPTIDGKFFTFEELQENLKEKQTDKDDKLVVLYASDKEAQHSYIEAAKDKGYEVLLMDSPIIGHLMQKLETSKENISFARVDADHLDNLIKKEDTQISKLSDEEKDRLKANLETVFGEKSSYTIQMEAMDSNASPFIITEPEFMRRMKEMQQTGGGGGMFGMGGMPEMYNLIVNTNHELVGEILNTKTEKKRKRLISQSLDLAKLSKGLLKGEDLTNFIKRSYDMVK; from the coding sequence ATGGCCACAGGCAAAATAAATGTATCAGTAGATAATATATTCCCATTAATCAAAAAATTCCTTTACAGTGATCACGAGATTTTTCTTCGGGAATTGATTTCAAATGCAACCGATGCCACTTTGAAGTTAAAGCATTTGACTTCAATTGGTGAGGCCAAGGTTGAATATGGCAACCCAATGATTGAGGTCAAAATCGACAAGGAGGGCAAAAAGCTTCATATTATTGACCAAGGTCTTGGTATGACCGAGGATGAAGTAAAAAAGTACATCAATGAAGTAGCCTTTTCTGGAGCTGAAGAATTTATTGACAAATATAAGGATGCAGAAAAAGATGCTGGAATCATAGGACACTTCGGTCTTGGTTTTTATTCATCCTTCATGGTGGCAGATAAAGTAGAAATAATTACGAAAAGTTTTAAAGATGAGCCAGCGGCCCATTGGTCTTGCGATGGTTCCCCAAAGTTTACTTTAAAGAAAGCAAAAAAAGAAGATCGTGGTACTGAGATAATTTTACACATCTCGGAAGATGAGCAAGAATTCTTGGAAGAGGGAAGGATAACAGAGCTTTTAAACAAGTATAACAAGTTTATGCCAATTCCTATAAAATTTGGCATGAAGACCGAGACCCTTCCAAAACCAGAAGATGCAAAAGAGGAGGATCCAGCGCCCACACAGGAAATTGACAATATTATAAACAATCCGAACCCGGCGTGGACAAAACAGCCATCTGACTTAGAAGATGAGGATTATAAGAGCTTCTACAGAGAACTTTACCCTATGCAGTTTGAGGAACCTTTATTCAATATTCATTTGAACGTTGATTATCCTTTTAACCTTACAGGTATTCTTTACTTTCCAAAATTGAGCAACGACCTCAACATGCAAAAAGACAAAATACAGCTTTTTCAAAATCAGGTTTTTGTAACTGATAATGTTGAAGGTATTGTTCCTGAATTCCTAACCATGTTACGTGGGGTGATCGACTCACCAGATATTCCTTTGAACGTATCACGTTCGTACTTGCAAGCAGATGGAGCTGTTAAAAAAATATCGTCTTACATCACCAGAAAGGTGGCCGATAAATTGAATTCCATTTTCAAAAACAATAGGGAAGAATTCGAAGCCAAGTGGAACGATATAAAAATAGTTATTGAATATGGCATGCTATCAGAAGATAAATTCTTTGAAAAAGCTGACAAATTTGCATTATACCCAACCATAGATGGCAAATTCTTCACTTTTGAAGAATTACAGGAAAACTTAAAAGAGAAGCAAACTGATAAAGACGACAAATTGGTAGTGTTGTATGCTTCAGACAAAGAAGCCCAACATAGTTATATTGAAGCAGCTAAAGATAAAGGGTATGAAGTCTTATTGATGGATTCTCCCATTATTGGACATTTGATGCAAAAGTTGGAAACTTCAAAAGAAAACATATCATTTGCAAGAGTTGATGCTGATCACTTGGATAATCTTATCAAAAAAGAAGATACACAGATTTCAAAACTCTCAGATGAAGAAAAAGACCGCCTCAAGGCGAATTTAGAGACTGTATTTGGCGAAAAAAGCAGCTATACCATACAGATGGAAGCAATGGATAGTAATGCCTCACCTTTCATTATTACCGAACCGGAATTTATGCGTAGAATGAAAGAAATGCAGCAGACTGGCGGTGGCGGTGGTATGTTCGGTATGGGCGGCATGCCAGAAATGTACAATCTTATTGTTAATACCAATCATGAATTGGTCGGAGAAATCTTGAATACCAAAACCGAAAAGAAACGCAAGCGATTAATCAGTCAATCACTTGATTTAGCAAAACTTTCCAAAGGGTTGTTAAAAGGTGAAGATTTAACCAATTTCATAAAACGCAGCTACGATATGGTTAAATAA
- a CDS encoding DUF2141 domain-containing protein, with protein MNNIFFALFIFFVCFVNAQEQHLSAQINGINSNEGKILYTIFSGKEGFPNDVDKAIKSGKILIENGGASIEIDLPKGEYAIMVFHDEDDNDELKTNWIGMPKEGVGNSNNHKGIPSYKKSVFKLIEDKSIVIELWYM; from the coding sequence TTGAATAATATTTTCTTTGCTCTTTTTATATTCTTTGTATGCTTTGTCAATGCACAAGAACAGCATTTAAGTGCCCAAATAAATGGTATTAATTCGAATGAAGGAAAAATTCTTTATACCATTTTTTCTGGCAAAGAAGGATTTCCAAATGATGTGGATAAGGCGATTAAAAGTGGAAAAATTCTCATTGAAAATGGTGGGGCCTCAATTGAAATAGATCTCCCAAAAGGAGAGTATGCTATAATGGTATTTCATGATGAAGATGACAACGATGAATTAAAAACCAATTGGATCGGCATGCCAAAAGAAGGGGTTGGCAACTCAAATAACCATAAAGGCATTCCTAGTTATAAAAAGTCTGTTTTCAAATTAATTGAAGATAAATCAATTGTTATTGAACTTTGGTATATGTAG